The Thalassolituus oleivorans MIL-1 genome includes the window CGTGTGATAGGTAGTCCAGATCCTTACGGTCAGCAGATTGATGGCATGGGCGGAGCAACGTCGAGTACATCGAAAACGGTTATTTTGGCAAAAAGCGAACAGGCAGATCACGATGTTGATTACTTGTTTGGCCAAGTGGCTATTAATAAAGCCTTCGTTGATTGGTCGGGTAATTGTGGCAATTTGACGGCTGCGGTCGGCGCGTTTGCGATTAGCAAAGGTTTGGTTGATGCGGATCGTATTCCTGAAAATGGTATTTGTACTGTTCGTATTTGGCAAAAAAACATCCAAAAAACCATTATTGCTCATGTGCCTATGACCAATGGAGAAGTACAAGAAACGGGTGATTTTGAGTTGGACGGTGTGACATTTCCGGCAGCTGAAGTGGTTATCGAATTTATGGATCCAGCCGATGGCGAAGGTTCAATGTTTCCAACCGGTAATGTCGTCGATGATCTCGAAGTTCCGGGCATTGGCACTTTCAAGGCGACTATGATTAATGCCGGTATTCCAACTATTTTCATGAATGCTGCGGATATTGGCTATACCGGTACAGAGTTGCAGAAAGATATCAACTCAGACGCTGATGCCTTGGCTCGTTTTGAAACTATGCGCGCATACGGTGCGGTGAAAATGGGGCTGATTAAAGATATCG containing:
- the prpF gene encoding 2-methylaconitate cis-trans isomerase PrpF, with protein sequence MSHAPQIKIPATYMRGGTSKGVFFSLTDLPEAAQVPGAARDSILLRVIGSPDPYGQQIDGMGGATSSTSKTVILAKSEQADHDVDYLFGQVAINKAFVDWSGNCGNLTAAVGAFAISKGLVDADRIPENGICTVRIWQKNIQKTIIAHVPMTNGEVQETGDFELDGVTFPAAEVVIEFMDPADGEGSMFPTGNVVDDLEVPGIGTFKATMINAGIPTIFMNAADIGYTGTELQKDINSDADALARFETMRAYGAVKMGLIKDIAEAVERQHTPKIAFVAPATDYQASSGKQIASNDIDVCVRALSMGKLHHAMMGTASVAIATAAAVSGSLVNLAAGGVERDSVTFGHPSGTLRVGAAAALVDGEWTATKAVMSRSARVIMEGNVRVPGDTF